One genomic window of Campylobacter curvus includes the following:
- a CDS encoding tautomerase family protein translates to MPFINVKMAGPEPSKEQKAKLVEEMTEVMVRVLGKQKERVMIFVETYEPDSIGLGGKTIEQIKKDSK, encoded by the coding sequence ATGCCTTTCATAAACGTAAAAATGGCGGGTCCCGAGCCATCAAAAGAGCAAAAAGCAAAGCTCGTCGAGGAGATGACCGAGGTCATGGTGCGCGTGCTTGGCAAACAAAAAGAGCGCGTGATGATATTTGTAGAGACCTACGAGCCTGACAGCATCGGGCTTGGCGGCAAAACGATAGAACAGATAAAAAAGGATAGCAAATGA
- the hisIE gene encoding bifunctional phosphoribosyl-AMP cyclohydrolase/phosphoribosyl-ATP diphosphatase HisIE: MLDLHIDWQKVSGMLPVIVCEHGSNEILMLAYMNEEALSLSLKSGFAHYFSRTKNRIWKKGEESGNTQKIVSAKLDCDNDTLLISVVQNGGVACHTGRKSCFFNDINLQNFEISHADDEISKPKYDVINELYHIIMDRKLNADPKTSYVASLFKKGENSILKKVGEEATEFVMACKDASAHKSEDMAKNTKAALIYEAADLCFHSMVALALHDIHPDAVKEELKRRFGMSGIEEKRSRDDK; this comes from the coding sequence ATGCTCGATCTACACATCGACTGGCAAAAGGTCTCGGGCATGCTGCCTGTCATCGTCTGCGAGCACGGAAGCAACGAAATTTTGATGCTCGCATACATGAACGAAGAGGCGCTGAGTCTAAGCCTAAAAAGCGGATTTGCGCACTATTTTTCTCGCACCAAAAACCGCATCTGGAAAAAGGGCGAGGAAAGCGGTAACACACAAAAAATAGTAAGCGCCAAGCTAGACTGCGACAATGACACGCTCTTGATAAGCGTCGTGCAAAATGGCGGCGTCGCGTGCCATACCGGGCGAAAATCATGCTTTTTTAACGATATAAATTTACAAAATTTTGAAATTTCACATGCGGACGATGAAATTTCAAAGCCAAAATACGATGTCATCAACGAGCTTTATCACATCATAATGGACAGGAAACTAAACGCAGACCCAAAGACGTCCTATGTAGCTAGCCTATTTAAAAAAGGTGAGAATTCTATACTCAAAAAGGTCGGCGAAGAAGCAACGGAATTTGTAATGGCATGCAAAGACGCAAGTGCCCATAAAAGCGAGGATATGGCCAAAAATACAAAAGCTGCGCTGATATACGAGGCAGCCGATCTGTGCTTTCACTCTATGGTCGCACTGGCCCTCCACGATATACACCCGGACGCCGTGAAAGAGGAGCTAAAAAGGCGCTTTGGCATGAGCGGCATAGAGGAAAAAAGATCGCGCGATGATAAGTAG
- a CDS encoding thiol:disulfide interchange protein DsbA/DsbL, whose protein sequence is MKTSILSKIVKILALVSFLSITASAAQEGVDYQVLQKPLNVPKNSVVKVFSYDCQHCYKFDKSVTKKLMSKLEGVRFIPYHLSSKGKLGETASKIFASLIAIDEANGTDLLSDESKFKKAKFAIYKARHDKNDDFDNGKDKARFIKLALDTAGVSQDEYEKSLASARAQELLNAWFDSYDVAVISGVPAFVVSGKYLINLDSATSIDKMAEIAKELLAK, encoded by the coding sequence ATGAAAACATCCATCTTGAGTAAAATCGTAAAAATTTTAGCGCTAGTTTCGTTTTTGAGCATCACGGCGTCAGCAGCCCAGGAGGGAGTTGATTATCAAGTGTTACAAAAACCTCTAAATGTCCCTAAAAACTCCGTAGTCAAGGTCTTTAGCTACGACTGCCAGCACTGCTACAAATTTGACAAAAGCGTTACCAAAAAGCTCATGTCAAAGCTTGAAGGGGTGAGATTTATCCCGTATCACCTAAGCTCCAAAGGCAAGCTCGGAGAGACGGCGAGTAAAATTTTTGCATCCTTGATCGCTATCGACGAAGCTAACGGCACGGATCTGCTAAGCGACGAGTCGAAATTCAAAAAGGCAAAATTTGCGATCTACAAAGCAAGACACGATAAAAACGATGATTTTGACAATGGCAAAGATAAGGCGCGTTTTATCAAGCTAGCCCTTGACACAGCGGGCGTGAGCCAGGACGAATACGAAAAAAGCCTCGCCTCCGCCAGAGCACAAGAGCTCTTAAATGCGTGGTTTGACTCGTATGATGTGGCCGTTATCAGCGGTGTGCCGGCCTTTGTAGTAAGCGGCAAATACCTCATCAACCTAGACTCCGCCACCTCGATAGACAAGATGGCTGAGATCGCAAAAGAGCTTTTGGCGAAATGA
- a CDS encoding DUF748 domain-containing protein, producing the protein MNKNKKIAIITSCVVAALLLIYTLFGFYGVPYILKNVVPNKLKEMNVSLSLNEVKFNPYTFELNVTKPELNTTSPLFSGEQIDVKLKPFLIFKKLIAVDILRLEKPDIRISRDKNASLNLAPFLSDSNNTSEEKSSLNFALNTAKIVKGSFGYSDENLTHPFNVKFNDINYEISGINTELNSIGKHSFDSNSSLAQKIGWQGGVDISPLRIYGVLKINEFSIKPVAISFIDDQSFQIKNMIIDTKLDYELAADKNATSIKLKDSFLTLKALEAVLENQNMKFSELNIPNIVFDATISDKRDLKLNLDTIALKEPSFEGGISLNTKELNLSSLALHANIDENSSLSLNTALNSAYISAVSLGQGGLKIANLKDMNASELNASIHGGAILAGVKNIIASSLDANIGKNGTASVASITINAPKFTQDTNASFLDIVGVTAQNIGAKAKNKEFASIQDIDVKNINFNLAKTALNIENIDINRPKFTSDITNKGLSVTNDLALASQNSKSSKQNGESGFKFSVKNSAINAADIGINHIFEGQKIAHKFDNLNIKAQNISLEPKSQMTAQIDMKSSQKLNLSCDAKVILEPLSVDANVKLADTNLPHFFAYAKSYLDANLKSGALNFEANLKYQKDLSLKGKASVQNIALDDGNKQKVLAFKSLDVAKISLLKNNLNLEQVTLNSPFIKTHLNKQREFNLSKLVIKKDEKEVKPQAKTAKSSDGFDFAVKDFSIKNAEVDFSDASLFMPFATTITKVNGKLSDIDKRHPCAGEFEGIVGKNGFSKITTKLFVYEPKQNTQIKLDFKDIDLTDITPYSGQFAGYKIAKGKLNLNLNYDVKDSKLNGSNFVNFDSLTLGEKVESKDAVNLPLSLAISILSDQNNQINIDLPVEGDLNDPDFKYGGVIWAAVKKLFADITLAPFRFLGAALGINSEKLSTIDFLPNDSELISSENAKIPDFIKLTTAKPKMKLSITPSYSDIDELAIKNKRLDNKINLIITQDKKDYMGALASLVPNEKSQDEKVLREAALKNIEFNEQNLIELANQRAQTIKNALKAAGLAEDRIVVKEPEKTDAKQNTYVSVPMGVTN; encoded by the coding sequence ATGAACAAAAATAAAAAAATCGCTATCATAACAAGCTGCGTAGTCGCTGCATTGCTGCTTATTTACACGCTTTTTGGCTTTTACGGTGTGCCATATATCCTAAAAAACGTCGTGCCAAACAAGCTAAAAGAGATGAACGTCAGCCTTAGCCTAAACGAGGTGAAATTTAACCCTTACACATTCGAGCTAAACGTCACGAAGCCCGAGCTGAACACGACCTCACCGCTTTTTAGCGGCGAGCAGATAGACGTAAAGCTAAAGCCGTTTTTAATATTTAAAAAGCTGATCGCGGTGGATATTTTAAGGCTTGAAAAGCCCGATATCAGGATATCAAGAGATAAAAACGCGAGTCTAAATTTAGCCCCTTTTCTAAGCGACTCAAACAACACGAGCGAGGAGAAAAGCTCACTAAATTTCGCCCTAAATACCGCCAAGATCGTCAAAGGCTCGTTTGGATACAGCGACGAAAATTTGACGCATCCTTTCAATGTCAAATTTAACGATATAAACTACGAAATTTCAGGCATAAACACCGAGCTAAACAGCATAGGTAAGCATAGCTTCGACTCAAACTCCAGCCTAGCTCAAAAGATCGGCTGGCAAGGCGGCGTAGATATCTCTCCGCTTAGGATCTATGGCGTTTTAAAGATAAACGAATTTAGCATAAAGCCCGTCGCCATCAGCTTTATCGACGATCAAAGCTTCCAAATAAAAAATATGATAATAGACACAAAGCTTGACTACGAGCTAGCAGCCGATAAAAACGCCACTTCGATAAAGCTAAAAGATAGCTTCCTGACGCTAAAAGCGCTCGAGGCGGTACTCGAAAATCAAAATATGAAATTTAGCGAGCTAAATATACCAAACATCGTATTTGACGCAACTATCAGTGATAAAAGAGATCTCAAGCTAAATTTAGACACCATTGCGCTTAAAGAGCCGTCATTTGAGGGCGGTATATCTTTAAATACAAAGGAGCTAAATTTAAGCAGTCTCGCGCTACATGCAAATATCGATGAAAACAGCAGCCTTAGCCTAAATACGGCGCTAAATTCAGCATATATAAGCGCCGTATCGCTAGGACAAGGCGGCCTAAAAATAGCGAATTTAAAGGATATGAACGCGAGCGAGCTTAACGCCAGTATCCATGGTGGCGCTATTTTGGCGGGTGTAAAAAATATAATCGCAAGCTCACTTGATGCAAATATCGGTAAAAACGGCACTGCAAGCGTGGCAAGCATCACTATAAATGCACCGAAATTTACGCAAGATACGAATGCCAGCTTCCTTGACATAGTCGGTGTAACGGCGCAAAATATCGGCGCAAAGGCTAAAAATAAAGAATTTGCAAGCATCCAAGATATCGATGTGAAAAATATAAATTTCAACCTCGCAAAAACAGCCCTAAACATAGAAAACATCGACATAAACAGGCCAAAATTTACCTCAGATATAACAAACAAAGGCCTTAGCGTCACAAACGATCTCGCACTCGCTTCTCAAAATAGTAAAAGCAGCAAGCAAAACGGCGAAAGCGGATTTAAATTTAGCGTGAAAAATAGTGCCATAAACGCAGCCGATATCGGCATAAACCATATCTTTGAGGGTCAAAAGATAGCTCATAAATTTGACAACCTAAACATCAAAGCTCAAAACATATCACTCGAGCCAAAGTCGCAAATGACCGCGCAAATCGATATGAAAAGCTCGCAAAAGCTAAATTTAAGCTGCGACGCGAAAGTCATCCTCGAGCCTTTGAGCGTGGATGCGAACGTGAAGCTTGCGGATACGAACCTGCCGCATTTTTTTGCCTATGCCAAAAGCTATCTTGACGCGAATTTAAAAAGCGGGGCGCTAAATTTCGAGGCGAATTTAAAATATCAAAAAGATCTGAGCCTAAAAGGTAAGGCTAGCGTCCAAAACATCGCCCTAGATGACGGCAACAAGCAAAAGGTGCTGGCATTTAAGAGCCTTGACGTGGCTAAAATTTCACTGCTGAAAAACAATCTAAATTTAGAGCAAGTGACGTTAAATTCGCCTTTTATCAAAACTCATCTAAACAAACAAAGAGAATTTAACCTAAGCAAGCTCGTCATTAAAAAAGACGAAAAAGAGGTCAAACCGCAGGCAAAAACGGCCAAAAGCAGCGATGGATTCGACTTTGCCGTCAAGGACTTCAGCATCAAAAACGCAGAGGTGGATTTCTCCGATGCATCCTTGTTCATGCCGTTTGCAACGACGATCACAAAGGTCAACGGCAAGCTATCGGATATCGATAAAAGGCATCCTTGCGCGGGAGAGTTTGAAGGTATAGTCGGTAAAAACGGCTTTAGCAAGATCACGACGAAGCTTTTTGTCTACGAGCCAAAACAAAACACGCAAATAAAGCTTGACTTCAAGGACATAGATCTGACCGATATCACGCCTTACAGCGGGCAGTTTGCAGGATATAAGATCGCAAAAGGGAAGCTGAATTTAAACCTCAACTACGACGTCAAAGACTCCAAGCTAAACGGCTCGAATTTTGTAAATTTCGACTCGCTGACGCTTGGGGAGAAGGTCGAGTCCAAAGATGCCGTAAATTTACCGCTATCGCTTGCTATCTCAATACTAAGTGATCAAAACAATCAAATAAACATCGATCTGCCGGTCGAGGGCGACCTAAACGATCCTGACTTCAAATATGGCGGCGTCATCTGGGCGGCGGTAAAGAAGCTCTTTGCCGACATCACGCTGGCTCCGTTTAGATTTTTAGGCGCGGCTCTTGGCATAAATAGCGAAAAGCTAAGCACCATAGACTTTTTACCAAACGACAGCGAGCTAATAAGCTCCGAAAACGCTAAGATACCGGACTTCATAAAGCTAACGACGGCAAAGCCTAAGATGAAGCTAAGCATCACGCCAAGCTACTCTGACATCGACGAGCTCGCGATAAAAAACAAAAGGCTGGATAACAAGATAAACCTCATAATCACTCAAGATAAAAAGGACTATATGGGCGCGCTGGCTTCGCTCGTGCCAAATGAAAAGAGCCAGGACGAAAAGGTCTTAAGAGAGGCTGCGCTCAAAAATATAGAATTTAACGAGCAAAATTTGATAGAGCTGGCGAATCAAAGGGCTCAAACGATCAAAAACGCTCTAAAGGCCGCGGGGCTAGCGGAGGATAGGATAGTCGTAAAAGAGCCCGAGAAAACCGATGCGAAGCAAAACACCTATGTCAGCGTGCCTATGGGTGTAACAAACTAG
- the bcp gene encoding thioredoxin-dependent thiol peroxidase: MSEFSKEDMERKVTLEAGDKAPNFEALNQDGVKVALKDFIGKNVVLYFYPKDNTPGCTTEACEFSASYDDFIANDTVIIGVSPDSVKSHVNFIAKQNLKHILLSDEDKQISKLYGVWQVKKNYGKEYLGIVRTTFVIGKDGKILKVYKSVKAKDHAAKVLEDLAK; encoded by the coding sequence ATGAGCGAATTTAGCAAAGAGGATATGGAGCGCAAAGTAACGCTTGAGGCAGGTGACAAAGCGCCAAATTTCGAGGCTCTCAACCAAGATGGCGTGAAAGTCGCTTTAAAAGACTTCATCGGTAAAAACGTCGTGCTTTATTTTTACCCGAAGGACAACACTCCGGGCTGTACGACCGAAGCTTGCGAATTTAGCGCGAGCTATGATGATTTCATCGCAAACGACACGGTCATAATCGGCGTCAGTCCCGACAGCGTGAAATCTCACGTAAATTTCATCGCTAAACAAAATTTAAAGCATATATTGCTAAGCGACGAGGATAAACAAATATCCAAGCTTTACGGCGTCTGGCAAGTCAAGAAAAACTACGGCAAAGAGTATCTTGGCATCGTGCGAACGACCTTTGTCATAGGCAAGGACGGCAAAATTTTAAAAGTATATAAAAGCGTAAAAGCCAAAGATCATGCGGCTAAGGTTTTAGAGGATCTGGCAAAATAG
- a CDS encoding DUF2393 family protein: MISSIKQNIFFVLANAHFIDYLVYGWIFIAFIFILFLGIFFALKSWWQIGFLFIMADLFALLAGFYYANDALSQNLRPVEISAINAKQLTYSNALMIDFNVTNRSKKMLNVCKIDLGFYTVSKQKSRDFLNSLNPFAKKTIVLREPFIPGEVKQIKDFVNEFSFIDYNITKKAECF, from the coding sequence ATGATAAGTAGCATAAAGCAAAACATATTTTTTGTTCTTGCAAATGCCCATTTCATCGATTATTTAGTGTATGGCTGGATATTTATAGCTTTTATTTTCATCTTATTTCTTGGAATATTTTTTGCTTTAAAATCATGGTGGCAGATAGGTTTTTTGTTTATAATGGCCGATTTGTTCGCGCTTTTAGCGGGGTTTTACTACGCAAACGATGCACTTAGCCAAAATTTAAGACCGGTCGAGATAAGCGCTATAAATGCAAAACAGCTGACATATTCAAATGCCTTGATGATCGACTTTAACGTGACGAATCGTTCAAAAAAGATGCTAAATGTATGTAAGATCGATCTTGGCTTTTACACGGTATCAAAGCAAAAGAGCAGAGACTTTTTAAATTCTCTCAACCCCTTTGCCAAAAAGACGATAGTGCTTCGTGAGCCGTTCATACCGGGCGAAGTCAAGCAAATAAAGGACTTTGTCAACGAATTTTCCTTTATTGATTACAATATAACCAAAAAAGCGGAGTGTTTTTGA
- a CDS encoding molybdopterin-dependent oxidoreductase has translation MKRREFLKGVAASSAIGASSASAIDMISNSLMNDEEAKMTASHFGPLKAHSKNGRFEGATDANELDFYPVTLTEGVVARTYDQTRIAKPSVRKGYLKDGYKSDKSMRGKDEWVEISWDEAYDLVANELKRVYKDHGAPSVFGGSYGWYSVGSVNNPQTLLGRMLNIIGGYTTRTLTYSTHAIRAITPYVVGTDDTGALLTAWPVILKESEVVVIWGADPINTNQIAWGVPDHESYIYFRKLKEQMKKRGIRVIVIDPVYNNTSAYLNAEHIHVNPTTDVAMMMGICYEMMQAGVADENFLKKYTSGAEEFKKYLRGEAEDGIKKDAKWASEISGVSEKEIKELAKLFGSKRTMLMCGWGPQRAHHGEQFHWMATTLAAFIGQIGLPGGGYGFGYHYSDGGCPSPALPIGNALSLNSGKAQATSAFPGLGSMSIIPSVDGEWKSRENLAIPVSRIVDCINNPGKEIDFNCKKLTYPDIKLVYWAGGNPFHHHPGTNEMKKAFEKLDTFIVQDCFWTASARMADIVLPATTEQERNDITKIHTNKAIIAMHKIAEPYGEAKNDYEIYTGILKRFGEKEANAFTEGKSEMEWIKFFYETSKKKADASKLKMPNFDEFWRVGYAKFEVPQSAKEFVKMADFRKNPIVNRLGTPSGKIEIVSKKIAKANLSDCKSHPTWMEPMEWLGSKELVKKYPLNLISPHPKYRLHSQLDNTWLRNLEEVKGREPVWIHPEDAKARGLMSGDIVRIFNDRGEILGGVIVTDAVKKGVVRMQEGGWWDPVEGNDGLCAHGNVNTLIPNEPTSNLACGNQATALVQIEKYEKDLPEIRVFSQPKFSKKG, from the coding sequence ATGAAAAGACGGGAATTCTTAAAGGGCGTAGCGGCGAGCAGCGCCATAGGTGCGAGTAGTGCAAGTGCTATCGATATGATCAGCAACAGCCTAATGAACGATGAAGAAGCTAAAATGACGGCATCGCACTTTGGACCATTAAAAGCGCATAGCAAAAACGGACGTTTTGAAGGTGCGACCGATGCAAACGAGCTTGATTTTTATCCGGTCACATTGACTGAAGGCGTAGTAGCGAGGACATACGATCAAACTCGTATCGCAAAACCAAGCGTGAGAAAGGGTTATCTAAAAGACGGCTATAAAAGCGATAAGAGCATGCGAGGTAAAGACGAATGGGTCGAGATCAGCTGGGACGAGGCGTATGACCTGGTAGCAAACGAACTAAAGCGGGTTTACAAAGATCATGGTGCGCCTTCGGTATTTGGCGGTAGTTATGGCTGGTATAGTGTGGGTAGCGTAAACAATCCTCAGACTTTGCTTGGTAGGATGCTAAATATCATCGGTGGATATACGACCAGGACACTTACTTATTCGACTCACGCTATTCGCGCTATTACGCCTTATGTTGTAGGTACTGATGATACGGGAGCGCTTTTGACGGCATGGCCCGTGATACTAAAAGAGAGCGAAGTCGTCGTGATCTGGGGTGCTGACCCTATAAATACGAATCAAATAGCATGGGGTGTACCAGATCATGAAAGCTATATTTATTTTAGGAAGCTAAAAGAGCAAATGAAAAAGCGTGGTATCCGCGTCATAGTCATAGATCCTGTGTATAACAACACATCAGCCTATCTAAACGCAGAGCATATCCATGTAAATCCAACGACTGACGTGGCGATGATGATGGGTATATGCTACGAGATGATGCAAGCTGGGGTGGCTGATGAAAATTTCTTAAAAAAATACACTAGCGGAGCCGAGGAATTTAAGAAATATTTACGCGGCGAAGCCGAGGACGGCATTAAAAAAGATGCGAAATGGGCGAGCGAAATTTCAGGCGTGAGTGAAAAGGAGATAAAAGAACTTGCCAAACTTTTTGGCTCGAAACGCACTATGCTGATGTGCGGCTGGGGTCCGCAAAGAGCTCACCATGGTGAGCAGTTTCACTGGATGGCGACCACGCTTGCGGCATTTATCGGTCAGATCGGACTTCCTGGCGGTGGATACGGCTTTGGCTATCACTACTCTGACGGCGGATGTCCGTCTCCGGCTCTACCGATTGGAAACGCTTTAAGTCTAAACAGCGGTAAAGCTCAGGCGACCTCGGCATTTCCAGGGCTTGGCAGTATGTCTATCATACCAAGTGTCGATGGCGAATGGAAAAGTCGTGAAAATTTAGCTATTCCTGTTTCTCGTATAGTTGATTGTATAAACAACCCAGGTAAAGAGATAGACTTTAATTGTAAGAAGCTGACATATCCAGATATCAAGCTGGTTTATTGGGCAGGCGGTAATCCTTTCCACCATCACCCTGGTACAAATGAAATGAAAAAAGCGTTTGAAAAGCTAGATACTTTTATAGTTCAGGACTGCTTCTGGACAGCGAGTGCGAGGATGGCTGATATAGTTTTACCTGCTACGACCGAGCAAGAGCGAAATGATATCACCAAAATTCATACCAATAAGGCTATAATCGCGATGCATAAAATCGCCGAGCCTTACGGCGAAGCCAAAAACGACTATGAAATTTATACCGGTATCCTAAAACGCTTTGGCGAAAAGGAAGCAAACGCCTTTACCGAGGGTAAAAGTGAGATGGAGTGGATCAAATTTTTCTACGAAACATCAAAGAAAAAGGCCGATGCAAGTAAACTAAAAATGCCAAATTTTGATGAATTTTGGCGAGTAGGATATGCTAAATTTGAAGTGCCTCAAAGCGCGAAAGAGTTTGTAAAAATGGCTGATTTTAGGAAAAATCCTATCGTAAACCGCCTGGGAACACCATCTGGTAAAATAGAGATCGTATCTAAAAAGATAGCAAAGGCGAATTTGAGTGATTGCAAGTCACATCCGACATGGATGGAGCCTATGGAGTGGCTAGGTAGCAAAGAGCTAGTTAAAAAATATCCGCTAAATTTGATCAGTCCGCACCCAAAATATCGCCTCCACTCTCAGCTTGATAATACATGGCTACGAAATCTCGAAGAGGTCAAAGGCAGAGAGCCTGTGTGGATACATCCTGAGGATGCAAAGGCTAGAGGACTCATGAGTGGCGATATCGTCAGGATATTTAACGATAGAGGTGAAATTTTAGGCGGTGTCATCGTGACTGATGCCGTCAAAAAAGGAGTCGTAAGGATGCAAGAAGGTGGCTGGTGGGATCCGGTAGAAGGTAACGATGGGCTTTGTGCGCATGGAAACGTTAATACTTTGATACCAAACGAGCCTACATCAAATTTAGCTTGCGGCAACCAAGCTACTGCACTCGTGCAAATAGAAAAATACGAAAAAGATCTGCCTGAGATAAGGGTATTTTCACAGCCAAAATTTAGTAAAAAAGGATAA
- a CDS encoding branched-chain amino acid transaminase: MNASEFIWMDGKLVKWDDAKVHVLTHSLHYANAVFEGTRAYKTNNGLAIFRLQDHTKRLFKSAKMTAINVPYTQKELEDAQIELLRANKYNGNVYIRPLIFLGYGVMGVSHTKAPVQTAIASWEWGAYLGDEGLEKGIKVKISSFTRNSAASQMGKAKASSNYLNSQMANYEAKDAGYDEALLLDGEGFVAEGPGECFFIVENGALITPPNDNSLVSITQDTVIKLAHDLDIEVRRERITRDQAYTADEAFFTGTAAEVTPISNIDGRVIGSGACGAVTKRLQKAYFDVVYGHNKKYQSFLTYI, encoded by the coding sequence ATGAACGCTTCGGAATTTATCTGGATGGATGGGAAACTCGTAAAATGGGACGATGCTAAGGTGCATGTCCTAACTCACTCGCTTCACTATGCAAATGCCGTATTCGAGGGCACAAGAGCATATAAAACGAACAATGGCCTCGCTATTTTCAGGCTGCAAGATCATACAAAAAGGCTCTTTAAATCGGCAAAAATGACCGCTATAAACGTGCCTTACACGCAAAAAGAGCTTGAAGACGCGCAAATAGAGCTACTTCGCGCAAACAAATATAACGGCAACGTCTATATCCGCCCGCTTATATTTTTAGGATACGGTGTGATGGGCGTATCTCACACGAAAGCTCCCGTCCAAACTGCGATCGCTTCATGGGAATGGGGTGCATATCTAGGCGATGAGGGGCTAGAAAAGGGCATTAAGGTCAAAATTTCAAGCTTCACCAGAAATTCAGCCGCCAGCCAAATGGGTAAGGCAAAAGCCAGCTCGAACTATCTAAATTCGCAAATGGCAAACTACGAAGCAAAAGACGCCGGCTACGATGAGGCGCTCTTGCTTGACGGTGAGGGCTTTGTAGCGGAGGGTCCTGGCGAGTGCTTTTTCATCGTTGAAAACGGCGCTCTCATAACCCCGCCAAACGATAACAGCCTGGTCAGTATCACCCAAGACACCGTCATCAAGCTAGCTCACGACCTAGACATCGAGGTTCGTAGAGAGCGCATCACGAGAGATCAGGCATATACCGCAGACGAGGCGTTTTTTACCGGTACGGCAGCCGAGGTCACGCCTATTAGCAACATCGACGGACGCGTCATAGGCAGTGGTGCTTGCGGAGCGGTGACTAAACGCTTGCAAAAAGCCTATTTCGACGTGGTCTACGGACACAATAAAAAATATCAATCATTTTTGACATACATTTAA
- a CDS encoding prohibitin family protein, giving the protein MPADLNDYFNKRKPSGNDGDKEPKINFKAPKLPSGFGKFGTLAYIIIAIIAILVITQPFVVINSGEVGIKATAGKYEPNPLQPGFHFFVPFIQKVIVVDTRVRLINYTSGEDMGESVQKSFQGSGAGIIRKNSISVLDARNLPVSIDITVQYRLNPENAPQTIASWGLSWESKIVDPVVRDVVRSIAGKYTAEELPTKRNEIATQIDDSIRKDIDAQPNRPVELLAVQLREIILPEKVKEQIERVQIAKQEAERTKYEVERANQEALKKAALAEGTAKAAIIEAKGKADAVKIEADAQAYANKEVAKSLDENLLTLKQIETQGKFNEALRDNTDAKIFLTPGGAVPNIWVDTKDKAKQSSATQR; this is encoded by the coding sequence ATGCCAGCAGATTTGAACGACTATTTCAATAAGCGCAAACCAAGCGGTAATGACGGCGACAAAGAGCCTAAGATAAATTTCAAAGCTCCGAAACTGCCAAGCGGCTTTGGTAAATTCGGCACATTAGCTTATATCATAATAGCCATTATCGCCATCTTGGTCATAACTCAGCCCTTCGTCGTGATAAATTCAGGCGAGGTAGGCATCAAGGCCACCGCAGGAAAATACGAACCAAACCCGCTTCAGCCGGGATTTCACTTTTTCGTGCCGTTCATCCAAAAGGTCATCGTGGTCGATACCAGAGTGCGACTCATCAACTACACATCGGGCGAGGATATGGGCGAGTCGGTGCAAAAGTCATTTCAGGGCTCTGGTGCGGGCATAATCCGCAAAAATTCCATCTCAGTGTTAGATGCTAGGAATTTGCCGGTCAGCATCGACATCACCGTGCAATACCGCCTAAATCCGGAAAACGCACCACAGACTATCGCGTCTTGGGGCCTTAGCTGGGAGAGCAAGATCGTAGATCCCGTAGTGCGCGATGTCGTGCGAAGCATCGCGGGCAAATACACGGCTGAGGAACTCCCGACCAAGCGTAACGAGATAGCCACTCAGATAGATGACAGCATAAGAAAAGATATCGACGCTCAGCCAAACCGCCCGGTAGAGCTCTTGGCCGTTCAGCTACGCGAGATCATCTTGCCTGAAAAGGTAAAAGAGCAGATCGAGCGCGTACAGATCGCAAAACAAGAGGCCGAGAGGACCAAGTACGAGGTCGAGCGCGCAAATCAAGAGGCTCTTAAAAAGGCTGCCCTTGCAGAGGGAACGGCAAAGGCCGCCATAATCGAAGCCAAAGGTAAAGCCGACGCCGTCAAGATCGAAGCAGACGCACAGGCCTATGCAAACAAAGAGGTCGCTAAGAGCCTGGATGAAAATCTACTCACCCTAAAACAGATCGAAACGCAGGGTAAATTCAACGAAGCGCTTCGCGACAATACGGACGCTAAAATTTTCCTAACGCCGGGTGGTGCGGTGCCAAATATTTGGGTCGATACCAAAGACAAAGCAAAGCAAAGCTCCGCTACGCAAAGATAA